GATGGGTGGGCTCGAGGTACGTCTCCGTCGGCCAGCCGTAGAGCCGGCACGACGCCAGCATCCCGGAGTGCTTCCCGGAACAGTTGCTGTGGATCGCTTCGGGCGCGCGGCCGGCGCGGGCGAGCGCGGCCGCCGTCGCGGGATCGTGCGGCACGTGCGGGCCGCACCGCAGCGCCGAGGAATCGAGCCCGATCTTCGACAGGATCGACCGCACCGCGTCGAGGTGCACCGGCTCCGCGGCGTGCGATGCGCAGATCACGGCGAGCTCCGGCCCGGTCAGCTCGAACTTTTCCACGCCGCCGCCCTCGACGAGCGGCAGCGCCTGCAGGGGTTTGCAGGCGGATCGCAGGTACAGCGGCAGCGCCGGATCGCCCGCGGCGTAGCGCACGTGTCCGTCGCGGTCCGCGACCACCACGGCGCCGCGGTGGACGGACTCCACCCGTCCGCCGCGCTCGACGACGGCGAGCGGAACAATGGCATCACGACTCGGCACCAACCCCGTCATAAGGCGCGGCGGCCCCGGGAAGCCGCACCAGTTCCGCGACTTTCCGGGGCGGGCACACGGACGCCTCGGGCCGCCCGGACGAGCTCGACGAACAGACGCCGGTGCGCCGGCCCGGTGCGCCACATCCGCTCGGGGTGCCATTGGACGCCGAGCACCCAGCGGCAGCCCGGCGCCTCCACCGCCTCGATCAGCTCCGGCGTGCCGGGCTCGATCGCCTTGGCCGTCACCACCAGCCCGGGCGCCACCTGCGCGATCGCCTGGTGGTGGAACGTGTTGACCCCGAGCCGGTCGCCGCCGGCGATCTCCCGGAGCCGGCTGTCCGGGGCGACCTCGACCTCGTGCACGGTCGCGTCGAGCGCGGCGTCGGGCCGCGATTTACGCTGCTGATGACTCCAGGCCTGCCGGCCGGTGCGTTCGACATCGAGGTCCTGGACGAGCGTCCCGCCGAGCGCGACGTTGAGCACCTGGATGCCGCGGCAGACCGCGAGCACCGGCAGGTCGCGCCGCACGGCTTCGCGCACGAGCGGCAGCTCCAGCGCGTCGCGCTGGGCGTCCACTTCCACGGACATCGCGGGGTCGATATCCTGACCGTACTCCCTGGGATCGATGTCGAGCCCGCCCGTGAGCACAAGGCCGTCCACGCGATCCAGCGCGTCCTGCCCGGCGCCCGGCTGAATCGGCACCGGCGTCCCGCCGGCGTTCTCGACCGCTTCGACGTACGCCTGAAAGGCCTTCTGTTCGAACTCCGTGCGGGTGGCACCGACGATGCCGATCCGCGGACGATCTTCGGTCACAGAATCACTCCTTCGATCCACGCGCAATCACCGTTTCGCGCGGCTCTTTCTACGCTCATGGTATAGCGACCGGAAATGTGATGCAAGGACGACCCAACCGCGCTCGAACGCCCGCCCCGCACGACCCGTTCGCGTGGTCTCCCCGGAGAAAACCGGGTGGCCCCCCGGTTGTCCGGGAGGCCACCACGGAGCGGTGCGCGGATCCGGAGATTTAGAAGTTGTAGTTAATCTCCGACCGGTACAACGTGTACTGCGAAATCCCGTTGATCCGCTGGTTCTCCACGCGGGTGTAGAGCGAGGCCCCGGGCGCGAACCGGTACACCACCCCGACCCGCCACTCGGTGATCCCCATCCCGTTGGAAATGTTGTTGCCGGTCACGTACGCACCCAGGAAGCCCCACTGATCCGTGATGTCAAACGAGACATCGCCGGTGAAGATCTGGGCGTTGCCCGGGCCGACCGTGCCGCTGATGTCGTAGTCGACGTCGCTCTGGTACGGGGCATAGAAGTTGACGCCCGCGTTCTCGTACGCGAGCGTGACCGCGAGCTTGTGCCCGATCCCCGTCATTGCGCCGAGGTCAAACACGGCGTCGACGTAGTACGCGCTGTCCGTGATGCCGCCCGTCCCGTCGTTCCACCCGGCGATCTCAGCGTCAAGATGGATCCCCGGCACGACGTCCCAGGTGGCGTACCCGCCGCCGCCCGAGCCGAGCGCATGACACTCGATACCGCCCTGGCTGGTGCCGCCGCCCGATTGGGACTGCAGCGTGCCGTTCGCCACCGCCGGACACTTGGCCGTCGGCGGGTTGGTGAGCGGCGTGTTCGGGTTGCCGTACACGTGCCACAGCGCGCTCGTCGCGTTCGTCGGGAACGTCGGCGACGCCGCGTTGATGTTGTTCGCTACGTAGTACCCACCGACGCGCAGGCCCGGAATGATCCGGATGTTGGCATCCACCCCGTAGGCATCCTCGCCCAGGAAGTAGGTGCTGCCGCCGGTCGGACCCAGGACGCGCCATACCGCCGCCTGCCACGTGAAGTCCGCCCACGC
Above is a window of bacterium DNA encoding:
- a CDS encoding gamma-glutamyl-gamma-aminobutyrate hydrolase family protein — protein: MTEDRPRIGIVGATRTEFEQKAFQAYVEAVENAGGTPVPIQPGAGQDALDRVDGLVLTGGLDIDPREYGQDIDPAMSVEVDAQRDALELPLVREAVRRDLPVLAVCRGIQVLNVALGGTLVQDLDVERTGRQAWSHQQRKSRPDAALDATVHEVEVAPDSRLREIAGGDRLGVNTFHHQAIAQVAPGLVVTAKAIEPGTPELIEAVEAPGCRWVLGVQWHPERMWRTGPAHRRLFVELVRAARGVRVPAPESRGTGAASRGRRAL